In a single window of the Silurus meridionalis isolate SWU-2019-XX chromosome 8, ASM1480568v1, whole genome shotgun sequence genome:
- the ap4s1 gene encoding AP-4 complex subunit sigma-1: protein MIKFLLMVNKQGQTRLSKHYEHVEVGKRAALEADVVKACLFRKKDECSFVEYKDYKLVYRQYAALFIVVGITDNGNELSIYELIHNFIEVLDKYFSRVSELDIMFNLDKVHIILDEMILNGHIVETNKNRILAPLLALDKMAEG, encoded by the exons ATGATCAAGTTTCTGCTGATGGTGAATAAGCAGGGCCAGACTCGCCTGTCCAAGCACTATGAACATGTGGAAGTTGGAAAGAGAGCTGCTCTGGAGGCAGATGTGGTCAAGGCCTGTCTGTTCAGGAAAAAAGATGAG TGCTCATTTGTGGAGTACAAGGACTACAAGCTGGTGTATCGGCAGTATGCAGCTCTTTTCATTGTAGTCGGCATCACCGACAATGGA AATGAACTCTCCATTTATGAACTCATCCACAACTTTATTGAAGTTCTTGACAAGTACTTCAGCCGTGTG AGTGAACTAGAT ATTATGTTTAATTTGGACAAAGTACACATCATTCTCGATGAAATGATCTTGAACGGACACATCGTTGAGACCAACAAGAACCGGATACTTGCACCACTGCTGGCTTTAGATAAGATGGCAGAAGGATGA